From one Anaerococcus prevotii DSM 20548 genomic stretch:
- the rpsO gene encoding 30S ribosomal protein S15 — protein MLKADEKQAIIKEYQLEEGDTGSPEVQIAILSKRIADLTEHLKSNKKDHSSRRGLYKMIRRRKGMLNYLRENDIDRYRSIIERLGLRG, from the coding sequence ATGTTAAAAGCAGACGAAAAACAAGCAATAATCAAAGAATACCAACTAGAAGAAGGAGACACAGGTTCTCCAGAAGTTCAAATCGCAATCCTTTCAAAGAGAATTGCTGATCTTACTGAACACTTAAAAAGCAACAAAAAAGATCACTCTTCAAGAAGAGGTCTTTACAAAATGATTAGACGTAGAAAAGGTATGTTAAACTACCTAAGAGAAAATGATATTGATAGATACAGATCAATCATCGAGAGACTAGGTCTAAGAGGTTAA